The Thermogemmatispora onikobensis genome includes the window GAGGGAGGCCAGACGCAGCTCCCATCAGGAGAGGTCCTCCGCAAAGAGATCGGGCAGGATGGTCAGCGTAGTTTCCGCTGTCTGCAGGGACAGCGCGGCGCCTGCAGCCGTCACTTCGATCCGGTACGCCTGCTGGGCGGGTCGCCCCGCCGTGTCCCACTGTTGGCGGGCCCCTTCCAGGAGGTCCCACAGGGAGGGCTGCCCTGCTGACGTGACCTCGGCCACCATCCAGTTGTCTGTCGCCGAGCCAGTGCGTCGGAACTGCAGCACACCCGGCAGGGGGTTGATCACCAGCGTCAGCCATTCCTCGCCTGAGGGGTTGCCAGAGGGCAGCAGCCGGCGTCGTCGCGTCAGCCGGATGCCGGGGCAGCGCCATTGCAGAAACCAGGCAAAGGCAGGCTCCTCCAGCAGGCTCGGGAAGGGATGCGTCGCCGGAAGGCGCCACACCCGCGGGCCGTTGCCCATCGGCTCTCCTGGTGACCAGGAAGATGGCGTGCCGGCGGGGGAAGCTGCCAGGGGTGGACGCTGCAGGGGCATGAAATGGAGTGGGGGCTGCCAGAAGGCTCCCTGTGCTTGCACGCCACCGCGATCGGGCCTGTCCAGTTTCTCCAGGACAAGAAAGCCGCTCTGGTGCAGGCTTCCCTGCAGATCCATCACCAGCCGTCCCCCAGGGGCGAGCTGGTCATACCATCGACGGGGCAATCTGGAGGCACTGGCGGTGGCAATGAGGCGCTCATACGGGGCGGCTGGCGCATAGCCCTGCCAGCCATCGGCGGCCACGACCTGGACCCGCTCGCCATAGCCTGCCTCCTGCAGGCGGACCCGCGCCTGGCAGGCCAACTCCTCCTCCAGCTCGACTGTCCAGACCTGCCCGCCTGGCCCTACCAGTTCCGCCAGCAGCGCGGCATGGTAGCCGGTGCCCGTTCCAATCTCCAAGACTCGCTGGCCCGGCTGCACAGCGAGCGCTTCCAGCATCCGAGCCATCGCGGAGGGCTGAGAGCTGGAGCTGCTGGGCAGCTGGTGCGTATCCAGGCGAGTCACCAACGGCTCATCCTCATAGAGCCGCTCCAGCCACTGCCCGGCAGGCAGCGCTTCTGGCGTGCACCAGCGCCAGGCGCGTCCCTGTCGCTCATAGAAGCCCGATACGAACTGCTCGCGAGGGACCTGAGCAAAGGCCGCCGCCACCGCAGACGAGCGCACGGCGCCACTCGCCCAGAGCCGCTCGAGCAGCTGCTGGCGGGCCTGGGTGCTCTCCGCTGAGTCTGCGGATCTTGCTCTGGCTGCTCCACTCATAGGCCATACTCCTCTGGGGCTTGTAAGAGATTGGCCATCGCCGCGGCCAGCGGCAGCCCAGTTGCTGGCTCCAGCCAATACCATTGCCCATTGGGATTCAGTTCCAAAAAGACATATTCCCCCTCGGGCGTCACGAGCAGGTCTGCAGCAGCAAACTGCAGTCCAAACCGACGGACCAGCTGCAGAAGCTGGTCCGCGACCTGAGCGGGCAGCTCATGGAGCTGATAGTGCAGGTCGCGATACGCTCGACGCCAGTCGAGCGCTGCCTCAGAAGACGGAGGAGCATGGATCTCGATGGCAAACACCTGGCGGCCCATGATGACGACGCGCAGGTCAAACGCCTTGGGCAAGCGCTCCTGAAACAGGTGCGCGGTGGTTTGGACTCCCTCCAGCTGCTGCAGGTGCTCGGGAAAGATGGCAGAGGTATACAAGAAGCGCGCAGCAGTCCTCTCTCCAGCGGCTGTGGCGACCTCTGGCTCTTCCAGAATCCCTCGTGCCAGCGCCTTGCCGATGATCCTCCCCTCACACGCTTCAGCGAACCGTCGCACGGCCTCGGGGTCATTGGTCACCAGCGTGCGAGGCACGCGCAAGCCCACCGCACAAGCAGCACACAACTGCGCGGGCTTGCATTCCGCCGCCTCAAGAGCCTCGCGAGGGCTGACCCAGAACGGCTGCTGCGCTGCGATGGTCCCACGCAGGACGCCGAGCAGTCCACGGGTGGCTTCTCGCTCGATAAAGGCCCGAACGGCTGGTGCATAGAGAGCGGGCG containing:
- a CDS encoding methyltransferase domain-containing protein; protein product: MSGAARARSADSAESTQARQQLLERLWASGAVRSSAVAAAFAQVPREQFVSGFYERQGRAWRWCTPEALPAGQWLERLYEDEPLVTRLDTHQLPSSSSSQPSAMARMLEALAVQPGQRVLEIGTGTGYHAALLAELVGPGGQVWTVELEEELACQARVRLQEAGYGERVQVVAADGWQGYAPAAPYERLIATASASRLPRRWYDQLAPGGRLVMDLQGSLHQSGFLVLEKLDRPDRGGVQAQGAFWQPPLHFMPLQRPPLAASPAGTPSSWSPGEPMGNGPRVWRLPATHPFPSLLEEPAFAWFLQWRCPGIRLTRRRRLLPSGNPSGEEWLTLVINPLPGVLQFRRTGSATDNWMVAEVTSAGQPSLWDLLEGARQQWDTAGRPAQQAYRIEVTAAGAALSLQTAETTLTILPDLFAEDLS
- a CDS encoding MvdC/MvdD family ATP grasp protein encodes the protein MTVLILSQAADAHIPPVLQILRQRGSVVHWVDTADFPEHLSLRAELQAGTPCWHGILSSPEQQIDLASVHSIWWRRPQRYRAPALYAPAVRAFIEREATRGLLGVLRGTIAAQQPFWVSPREALEAAECKPAQLCAACAVGLRVPRTLVTNDPEAVRRFAEACEGRIIGKALARGILEEPEVATAAGERTAARFLYTSAIFPEHLQQLEGVQTTAHLFQERLPKAFDLRVVIMGRQVFAIEIHAPPSSEAALDWRRAYRDLHYQLHELPAQVADQLLQLVRRFGLQFAAADLLVTPEGEYVFLELNPNGQWYWLEPATGLPLAAAMANLLQAPEEYGL